One window of the Eucalyptus grandis isolate ANBG69807.140 chromosome 6, ASM1654582v1, whole genome shotgun sequence genome contains the following:
- the LOC104448768 gene encoding uncharacterized protein LOC104448768 — translation MGSLMAGWDSPVLDPKHVAYQRNRSFTKEEIEAYWRSKKEKAEEELRKAPSDSTQEMVFEERARKYEKSKSLPAEAEMAWERIINNKGWWTWSNWAFLNEPPISEGSANSYVSQFHVANLHKSKA, via the exons ATGGGTTCTCTAATGGCGGGTTGGGACTCGCCGGTCCTCGATCCTAAGCATG TCGCTTACCAGAGGAACAGATCGTTTACTAAAGAGGAGATAGAAGCTTATTGGAGGTCGAAGAAGGAGAAAGCAGAGGAAGAGCTCCGTAAAGCCCCGTCCGATAGCACTCAG GAGATGGTGTTCGAAGAGCGTGCAAGAAAGTACGAGAAATCGAAGTCGCTGCCGGCGGAAGCGGAGATGGCCTGGGAGAGAATCATCAACAACAAAGGCTG GTGGACCTGGAGCAATTGGGCATTTCTCAATGAACCGCCGATATCCGAGGGAAGCGCCAACAGCTACGTCTCTCAGTTCCACGTTGCCAATCTTCACAAGTCAAAAGCTTGA
- the LOC104448769 gene encoding uncharacterized protein LOC104448769, translating into MGSLMAGWDSPVLDPKHVAYQRNRSFTKEEIEAYWRSKKEKAGEELRKAPSDGTREMAFKECARKYGRSESLPAELEGEATWERPINNKGWWTWSNWAFLNEPPVSEGSTNSYVSQFHVANLHKSRA; encoded by the exons ATGGGCTCTCTAATGGCGGGTTGGGACTCGCCGGTCCTTGATCCTAAGCATG TGGCCTACCAGAGGAACAGATCGTTCACTAAAGAGGAAATAGAGGCTTATTGGAGGtcgaagaaggagaaggcagGAGAAGAGCTGCGTAAAGCCCCGTCCGATGGCACTCGG GAGATGGCATTCAAAGAGTGTGCAAGAAAGTACGGGAGATCGGAGTCGTTGCCGGCAGAGCTGGAAGGCGAGGCAACTTGGGAGAGACCCATCAACAACAAAGGCTG GTGGACATGGAGCAATTGGGCATTTCTGAATGAACCGCCGGTATCCGAGGGAAGCACCAACAGCTACGTCTCTCAGTTCCATGTTGCCAATCTCCACAAGTCCAGAGCTTGA
- the LOC104448770 gene encoding phenylcoumaran benzylic ether reductase Betv6 encodes MAEKSKVLIIGGTGYIGKFIVEASAKAGHPTFALVRQSTVSDPVKGQLVESFKNLGVTLLIGDLYDHESLVKAIKQADVVISTVGHMQMADQTKIVDAIKEAGNVKRFFPSEFGNDVDRVHAVEPAKTAFELKAQIRRAVEAAGIPYTYVPCGCFAGYFLPTLAQPGVTVPPKDKVTVMGDGNAKAIFNKEDDIAAFTIKAVDDPRSLNKILYIRPPKNVYSFNELVALWEKKIGKTLEKIYLPEEQILKQIQESPIPINVILAVNHSIFVKGDGANFEIEESFGVEASELYPDVKYTTVEEYLENFV; translated from the exons ATGGCCGAGAAGAGCAAGGTCCTGATCATCGGAGGGACGGGCTACATCGGCAAGTTCATCGTCGAAGCGAGTGCAAAAGCAGGGCATCCCACGTTCGCGCTGGTTAGGCAGAGCACGGTCTCCGACCCCGTCAAGGGCCAGCTCGTCGAGAGCTTCAAGAACTTGGGCGTCACTCTGCTCATC GGTGATTTGTACGATCATGAGAGCTTGGTGAAGGCGATCAAGCAAGCCGACGTGGTGATATCGACAGTGGGGCACATGCAAATGGCGGATCAGACCAAGATCGTCGACGCCATTAAGGAAGCTGGCAACGTTAAG AGATTCTTTCCTTCCGAATTCGGCAATGATGTGGACAGGGTGCATGCTGTGGAGCCAGCGAAGACTGCTTTTGAATTGAAGGCCCAGATCCGCCGTGCCGTGGAGGCGGCAGGCATCCCTTACACCTACGTCCCATGCGGCTGCTTCGCCGGCTACTTCCTCCCAACACTGGCGCAGCCAGGAGTCACTGTTCCTCCGAAGGACAAAGTCACCGTCATGGGTGACGGAAATGCAAAGG CAATTTTCAACAAGGAAGATGACATTGCGGCCTTCACCATCAAGGCTGTGGATGATCCGAGATCGCTGAACAAGATCCTTTACATCAGGCCTCCTAAGAACGTTTACTCATTCAATGAGCTTGTTGCCTTGTGGGAGAAGAAAATTGGCAAGACCCTCGAGAAGATTTACCTTCCTGAAGAGCAAATCCTGAAGCAAATCCAGG AGTCCCCAATTCCCATCAATGTCATATTAGCAGTGAACCATTCAATCTTTGTTAAGGGCGACGGTGCCAATTTTGAGATCGAGGAGTCATTTGGTGTCGAGGCTTCTGAGCTGTACCCAGATGTGAAGTACACTACAGTGGAAGAATACCTCGAAAATTTTGTCTAA
- the LOC104448771 gene encoding uncharacterized protein LOC104448771 → MSGRIIVVILFFWALLTFVTPTLVHLSESSKLKLRLHGENIDTEALRARKEFGFLKKPLASKPLDMARTKAPVPAAVPAPSPSPAPEPQPASSRVNRNQAQ, encoded by the exons ATGAGTGGAAGAATTATTGTGGTGATATTGTTCTTCTGGGCTCTCCTGACATTCGTCACGCCGACACTAGTTCATCTGTCTGAGTCTTCCAAGCTCAAGCTGAGGCTACATG GTGAAAATATTGATACCGAAGCATTGAGGGCCAGAAAAGAGTTTGGATTCCTGAAGAAACCATTAGCAAGCAAACCGTTGGACATGGCACGCACCAAGGCACCAGTTCCGGCAGCAGTTCCAGCGCCGTCGCCATCACCGGCGCCAGAACCTCAGCCAGCTTCTTCGAGGGTCAACAGGAATCAAGCTCAATGA
- the LOC104448772 gene encoding protein RER1B → MDGAGGDGAAAPLAKWRNDFSREFQKFLDRSTPHMVERWLGTSVAALIYMLRVYYVQGFYIVTYGLGIYILNLLIGFLSPKVDPELEVQDGASLPTKGSDEFKPFIRRLPEFKFWYAITKAFCVAFVMTFFSVFDVPVFWPILLCYWLVLFVLTMKRQIVHMMKYKYVPFSIGKQRYTGKKTGASSSSSMRD, encoded by the exons ATGGACGGAGCTGGGGGTGATGGCGCCGCGGCGCCTCTGGCCAAGTGGAGAAACGATTTCTCGAGGGAGTTTCAGAAATTTCTAGACCGATCGACCCCTCACATGGTGGAGCGGTGGCTGGGAACTTCTGTTGCAGCGTTGATTTATATGTTGAGGGTTTACTATGTTCAAGGGTTTTACATCGTCACGTATGGGCTCGGAATCTATATCTTGAACTTGTTGATTGGGTTCCTTTCGCCGAAGGTTGATCCGGAGTTAGAAGTGCAGGATGGGGCTTCGTTGCCAACAAAAGGATCGGATGAGTTTAAGCCTTTCATCCGCCGCCTTCCTGAATTCAAGTTCTG GTATGCAATCACAAAAGCTTTCTGCGTGGCTTTTGTGATGACCTTCTTTTCAGTATTTGACGTTCCTGTGTTCTGGCCAATATTACTCTGCTACTGGCTTGTACTTTTTGTCCTCACGATGAAGCGCCAAATTGTGCACATGATGAAGTACAAATATGTGCCATTTAGCATTGGAAAACAG AGGTATACGGGAAAGAAGACAGGTGCAAGTAGCAGTAGCTCAATGAGGGACTGA